The DNA sequence CGCCGTGGCGCCGGTAGCACGCGTGTAGCGCCCGGCGCCTACGGTCCGCAGAACGGCAGTCGGTACATCCACACCGGTGCGATCTCGCCGACCAGGATCCGGCAAAAGCGCGGACCCGTTGCGGTGCGCGCCACTACATCCCATCCCACTCCGTCGTGCGCGGCGTGGATCTGCGCGACGGTCCCGGCGGAGAGCACGAAGTTCGACGCATTGGTGACGCTGTCGAGCGTCCCCGCGTAGTGACCGTAGTCCATCCGGAAGGCCGTCCCCGCCGCTTCGAGATTGCGCAGGTCGATCGCCAGGACGCGTGTACCGAGAGAAGTATCTGGCGGAAACTCATCGCCCCGGCGGGCGCACGCCGGACTCACCGAATGTGGCGGCATCGTGACGCCGAATACCTCGATCCGTTCGAGGCCGTCCGCGTCGCGCCGGCGGCCCACCACGACGTCGCGTCGAATCTGCATCATCTCGAATCCAGCCGGCAGCAGAACTCGTCCCAGTTCGCGGCCATCCGCCGCGCGCACCGACCACGTCGCTGATCCCTCGTCCCTGAGCCAGACGCGGTCGGCGCCATCAGGGACGAGTTCGCGATACGCGGTGTCGTGCGGCGGCGGCAATCGATCGATCAGCGGTCGGAGGCACGCCGAGAGGGGCTGGCCGGTCGCGTGGATCAGCGTGCGCCGGTAGGCAATCGGCGTGATGTTGCGTCGTTCTTCCGGTGTCGAAACCCAGCTGCGCACCAGCGTGCCGTTGGGGAGGTACAGCGTCCACCGCGAGGTCTGATCATCAAAGGCCACGATCGAATCGCCGCGGAGCGGGTAGATCGTCACGCGACCGCGATATTCGCCCGGTCCGCTGCCGTGCTGGCCGATGCGCGCGAGAAAGGTGCCGTGTTCCTCGTAGCGCCGGATCTGCAGCGGGTCACTTGCAACCGCGACAAGGTGACCGTCCTCCTGCCGGAATGCGCCGGTGATCCCGACCAGTTCCTGATTCGGATCGCCGGCGGTCGCGCCCACCACCGTGAGCGGTCGCGCCGTCACCGGCCACACCGGACCCTGCGCAATGACTGGCCGGGCGGCCGCCGCAAACAGCGCAGCGGAGACGGCAAGTGCGCCTGACATTGCCGTCCTCACCGAGCCCGTTCCTTCTCGCGCCACCCGATGTCGCGACGAAACTGCTTTCCGTCGAACTGCACCGCTTCCGCCGCACCACGACTCCGCTGCTGTGCTGCATCGAAGTGATCGGTGACCGCGGTGAGTGCCAGCACGCGCCCGCCGTTCACTACGAGTGCTCCATCGGGACTCCGCGCCGTTCCGGCGTGGTACGCCGTGACGCCGTCGCCGAGCTCTGCCGGCAGTGTGATGACGGCGCCGCGTTCCGGCGTGTCGGGATATCCGCGCGCCGCAACGATCGTCGTCACAGCGCTCGCAGTTCGAATCGCGATCGGCGGGAGTGCGTCTCCACGTGCTGCGGCGTCGAAGAGGCCGACCAGCCCCGACCGGACCAGCGGCAGGACGACCTGCGTTTCGGGATCGCCGAGTCGGCAGTTGAATTCGACGACGTTGGGCGTTCCATCCGGGTGGAGCATCACGCCGGCATAGAGGACGCCGCGATACGGCTCCCCTTGTCGCGCCAGTTCGGCGAGCGTCGGCAGCAGGACTTCATTCCTCACCCGTTCGAGCACCGTCGGCGTGGCGATCGACACTGGCGCGTAGGCGCCCATTCCGCCGGTATTCGGCCCGCGGTCTCCTTCCAATAGCCGCTTGTGGTCCTGCGCTGCGGGAAGGAGTGTCACGTCGCGACCGTTTGTGATGGCGAGGACCGAGAGCTCCTCGCCCTGGAGAAACTCCTCGATCACGACCATGGCACCGGCGTCGCCAAGGACGCGGTCCGCGAGCATCGAGGTCACGGCGCGCCGCGCATCACTCCTGGTTTCGCAGACCACGGCACCCTTGCCGGCCGCGAGTCCCGACGCCTTGACCACCAGCGGCTCGGCGTGCCGTTCGACGTACGCGAGAGCACGTTGCAGGTCGGTGAAGGTTTCGCTGGCGGCGGTCGGCACCCCGGCCGCGCGCATCAGATCCTTGGCGAACGATTTCGACGCTTCGATGCGTGCGCCGTGCGCTCCCGGCCCGAACACGGTCTTTCCCTCGGCGCGGAGCCGGTCGGCGAGACCGATGGCCAGTGGAAGTTCCGGACCGACGACAACCAGGTCGATCGCATACGCATCAGTGGCGTCGGCGATCCGGTCGATATCGGTCGGCTGGATGGGGAGATTGGTGGCGAGATCCGCGGTGCCGGGATTTCCCGGCGCGACGTAGAGCAGATGGGAAGCGTCGTCGGCAGCGAAGGCGTGGGCGAGGGCGTGCTCGCGGCCGCCGCTACCGACGACGAGAATCCTCATCCAACGTTTCGCTGGCGCGCTTCGTTGAAGGCATCGCGTGCCCGCTCGGCGGCCTGTTTTGCCGCGGTCTTGAGCTGGTCGGCAAAGACGTTGAACTCTTCCTTGTAGTGCTGCGCCGCGTCCTTCATGTCGTCGCGCAACGGACGCTCGTCGGCTTCCGGCGTACCGCGACGCACGTACTCACCACCGACGATCCGCTCGTAGGCGCCGCTGCGCACCCACTTCTGCACTTCGCCGGCGCGGACGACGTTCATCGGATGCGTCAACGCGAGGGTGTTGAGGACCTTGTACACGATGTCGAAGCCGTCGTGCTGCTCGGCGTACTCGCTCGCCTGGACCATGAACGGCTCCAGGTTGAGGTCGCCGGGCCGCACATTCGAGATATTGGCACCGCCGGCCATCTTCATGAACAGGCGCATCGTCGCGGCGAGATCCTGCGAGCCGAGGAGCCCGGCGCGATCGGCCGAGAGTTCGGACTTGCGCGACCATTCCAGGAACGCGAGCCGTACCGGAAGGACGACGAGTTCGACCGGAAAGGGGAGCGCGCCGATGCTGATCAGCAGCATGATCGCCGCGATCGTGCTGTACAGCGCATGCCCGCTCATCACGTGGCCGAGCTCATGGGCCAGCAGCACCCGCTGCTCGTCGGTATCGAGGAGTTCGAACGCCGACGAATGGATCACGATGAACGGATCGTCGACGCCGTACGCACCGGCGTTGAAGATCGGGGTCTGCGTAACGTACAGCTCCGGCACCTTCTCCCATCCGAAGGTGGTGCAGTTCTCGAGGTGCATTGCCCAGAGCTGCGGGAATTGCGTCGGCCCGACGCGAATCGCGTTCCCCTGGAAGAGGAGGCGGATCCCGCGTTCGCCACCGAGAATCCCGAGAATCTTGCGGATGACCTGGTCGACGCCGGGGAGTGCCCGGAGCGCCTGCAACGCGGCACGGTCAGCAGGATGCTCCCAGGACACCGGGGCGATGTCGGGGAGGGCAACGCGGGGTCGGGCAGCTGGCAGCGAAGTCATGGTTGGCTCAACGATAAGGAGTGGCGGACCCTACGCGCCCTGGCAGGTCGAGTTTCATGGTGCACCGTGTCCGCCGGTCAACGGAGTGCCCGATCGAGGTCGGCCATCAGGTCGCGGACATCCTCGATCCCGACGGAAAGCCGGACCAGCGAATCGGTGAGCCCCATCTCTTCCCGCATCGCCTTGGGCACCGAGGCGTGCGTCATCGACGCCGGATGTCCGATCAGGCTTTCAACCCCGCCGAGCGATTCCGCGAGGGTGAAGATGCGCGTCCCTTCGGCGACGGTGCGCGCCCGTTCGACCGAGCCAAGCTCGATCGAGATGATGCCGCCGAATGCGGACATCTGCCGTGACGCGAGCGCGTGCTGCGGGTGGCTGGACAGTCCGGGATAATAGACCCGCGGAATATCCTTGCGCGACGCGAGCCACTGAGCCAGCTGCATGGCATTGTCGCAGTGGGCCCGCATGCGAAGCGGCAGCGTCTTGACGCCGCGGAGCGCCAGCCAGCAATCGAACGGGCCCGGGACCGCACCACTGGCGTTCTGGATGAACCCGATCCGCTCGGCGAGATCGTCGCGCGACGTGATCAGCGCTCCACCGACCATGTCGGAGTGACCGTTGAGATATTTGGTCGTGGAGTGGAGCACGATGTCGGCGCCGAGCGCCAGCGGGCGTTGCAGCATCGGGGTGGCGAAGGTGTTGTCGGCGACGAGCACCACGCCGCGGGCCTGCGCGAGGTCGCCCAGCTGCGCGAGATCCGCGAGAAACATCATCGGGTTGGTCGGCGTCTCGCAGTAGATCATCCTGGTGTTCGGCTGCATCGCAGCGTCGACACGTGCGGTCTCGCGCATGTCGACAAAGGTGAACGAGAGGCCGAACTGACCGTAGATCCGTTCCATCTGACGATGGCTGCCGCCGTAGATGTTGTTCCCGACGACGACGTGATCGCCGGCAGCAAGCAGCTTGAGCACCGCGTCCAGCGCGGCGAGTCCCGACGCGAACGCAAAGGCATGCGTCGCGCCTTCGAGCGCGGCGAGATTCCGTTGCCAGGCGTTGCGCGTCGGATTGCTCGTCCGCGCGTATTCGAAGCCGTTGTGCGGCTTGCCGAGCCCGTCCTGGGCATAGGTCGAGGTCTGATAGATCGGCGGCATCACGGCGCCGGAGAGCGGGTCGGGAATCGCGCCCGCATGCACGGCGAGCGTGGCGATGCGCTGGTCGGTCTGATCGTCGTGGGCGTGAGTCATTTGGCGCGCCGGGTCTGGGTAGAAGGGAAGCGGGTGTTGCGGCCGGCAAAGCGCCGCCGCATCACGTCAATCGCTTCAGGATTGCTGTCAATCAGTACCACGTCGCGGCCATGCCGGTCGGCGGCGTCGCCGAACGAGCCGCTCCCCGCGAAGAAGTCGCACAGCATCGCGCCAGGTTCCGAATGCACCTTGACGATCCGCTCGAGGATGCCGACCGGCTTCTGCGTCGGATAGCCGGTGCGCTCCCTCCCCGTGGGACTGACGATCGTGTGCCACCAGGTATCGGTCGGCGTCTTGCCGCGCGCCGCCTTGGCCGGTCCGACGAGCTGCGGCGCCATGTAGGCGATCCGGTCGGCATCGTCGAGACGGAAGGTGTAGCGGGCGGGATCGCGAGTGTACCAGAGAATGTTGTCGTGCTTGGCGGGCCAGCGCGTGGTCGACCGCGCGCCGTAGTCGTACGCCCAGATGATTTCGTTCTGGAAGGACGCCCGGCCGAAGATCTGATCGAGCAGCACCTTCACATAATGGACTTCTCGAACATCGAGATGCACGAAGAGGCTCCCGGTGCTCGTGAGCACGCGGTGCGCCTCCCGGAGTCTCGGCTCGAGAAAGCCGATGTAGTCGTCGAAGGTGTCGGGATAGCTGCGGGTGTCGAGCCGAAGCGTGCGATAGCGGCGCTGCTGAAAGCCGGTGCGGTCGCCGGTGTCGTCGCGAACCGTGCGCGTCCGTGTCAGGCGCCGCGGCGAGCCGGTGTTGAATGGCGGGTCGATATAGATCAGATCGAACCGGCGATCGGGGAATCGGCGCAACACGTCGAGATTGTCGCCCAGATGGATGTCGATCACGCCGCCTCCGCGTTCGCGCCCGGGACGAATCTACTCCTGATCACTGCCCGCTGCCCCCGGTTCACTGTATTTTGCGCGCATGGCGTCTGACAGCGGTCCGCATGAAGTGCCGATCCCGCGCGTCCTGATCGTTGACGACGATTATCGCGTGCGCGAGATCCTCGCGCGCGTGCTGAAGACCCAGGGGTACCACGTCAGCGAAGCCGGCGACACCGACTCCGCGCTCGCGATGCTCGCCAGCAGCGGCGAGGTGCCACTGGTCCTGAGCGACCTGCACATGCCGGGGCGCGACGGGATGGAACTCCTGCGCGAAGTGCGCGGCCGCTATCCCGACACAGCTGTCGTGATGCTGACCGGCGATGGCGAAGTCGCCACCGCGGTGGAGTGTCTCAAGATCGGCGCGCGCGACTATCTCTCGAAGCCGGTGCAGGCACAGGAAGTCCGTGCGCGCATCGAGAAGG is a window from the Gemmatimonadales bacterium genome containing:
- a CDS encoding cystathionine gamma-synthase, producing MTHAHDDQTDQRIATLAVHAGAIPDPLSGAVMPPIYQTSTYAQDGLGKPHNGFEYARTSNPTRNAWQRNLAALEGATHAFAFASGLAALDAVLKLLAAGDHVVVGNNIYGGSHRQMERIYGQFGLSFTFVDMRETARVDAAMQPNTRMIYCETPTNPMMFLADLAQLGDLAQARGVVLVADNTFATPMLQRPLALGADIVLHSTTKYLNGHSDMVGGALITSRDDLAERIGFIQNASGAVPGPFDCWLALRGVKTLPLRMRAHCDNAMQLAQWLASRKDIPRVYYPGLSSHPQHALASRQMSAFGGIISIELGSVERARTVAEGTRIFTLAESLGGVESLIGHPASMTHASVPKAMREEMGLTDSLVRLSVGIEDVRDLMADLDRALR
- a CDS encoding M48 family metallopeptidase, with product MTSLPAARPRVALPDIAPVSWEHPADRAALQALRALPGVDQVIRKILGILGGERGIRLLFQGNAIRVGPTQFPQLWAMHLENCTTFGWEKVPELYVTQTPIFNAGAYGVDDPFIVIHSSAFELLDTDEQRVLLAHELGHVMSGHALYSTIAAIMLLISIGALPFPVELVVLPVRLAFLEWSRKSELSADRAGLLGSQDLAATMRLFMKMAGGANISNVRPGDLNLEPFMVQASEYAEQHDGFDIVYKVLNTLALTHPMNVVRAGEVQKWVRSGAYERIVGGEYVRRGTPEADERPLRDDMKDAAQHYKEEFNVFADQLKTAAKQAAERARDAFNEARQRNVG
- the purD gene encoding phosphoribosylamine--glycine ligase, which gives rise to MRILVVGSGGREHALAHAFAADDASHLLYVAPGNPGTADLATNLPIQPTDIDRIADATDAYAIDLVVVGPELPLAIGLADRLRAEGKTVFGPGAHGARIEASKSFAKDLMRAAGVPTAASETFTDLQRALAYVERHAEPLVVKASGLAAGKGAVVCETRSDARRAVTSMLADRVLGDAGAMVVIEEFLQGEELSVLAITNGRDVTLLPAAQDHKRLLEGDRGPNTGGMGAYAPVSIATPTVLERVRNEVLLPTLAELARQGEPYRGVLYAGVMLHPDGTPNVVEFNCRLGDPETQVVLPLVRSGLVGLFDAAARGDALPPIAIRTASAVTTIVAARGYPDTPERGAVITLPAELGDGVTAYHAGTARSPDGALVVNGGRVLALTAVTDHFDAAQQRSRGAAEAVQFDGKQFRRDIGWREKERAR
- a CDS encoding site-specific DNA-methyltransferase, producing MIDIHLGDNLDVLRRFPDRRFDLIYIDPPFNTGSPRRLTRTRTVRDDTGDRTGFQQRRYRTLRLDTRSYPDTFDDYIGFLEPRLREAHRVLTSTGSLFVHLDVREVHYVKVLLDQIFGRASFQNEIIWAYDYGARSTTRWPAKHDNILWYTRDPARYTFRLDDADRIAYMAPQLVGPAKAARGKTPTDTWWHTIVSPTGRERTGYPTQKPVGILERIVKVHSEPGAMLCDFFAGSGSFGDAADRHGRDVVLIDSNPEAIDVMRRRFAGRNTRFPSTQTRRAK